In a single window of the Polyangiaceae bacterium genome:
- a CDS encoding serine/threonine-protein phosphatase, which translates to MKPRRLLHRGTVQASAFWIDESVIGTEVARRRILEMRGVEEVRRLAGGLFVRLLAPAWVAASHAPGVPLVFCRGILVGAPLDPDELDMLAPTADAIVLVRGGETIVTTLESSAPEDLATWIDLSDWHAEDVKPLGKVLARPLLAPPAKEIDPRKVAGIGPPSPEALAFAESLAKGHQSLATTTKPGFASSLLGSFSAVLSSMAALLGRKPKRVSSNHTQSRALVARPSEREPKENWTDKLRMALNTAAAKFLLWAGFASSIGRRQADYLAKTFSMFDSGDLDEALRHAIPLGDGTGKPKPLALGVPTPRTDLSIHTTRGEASSTLGFGGNIFEELRIRYRKAIEQLEKQGRIKEAAFVLAELLGASEEAVSFLEKHHEYQLAAELAEGRNLDPALVVRQWILAGDRDRALLLARRTGAFAAAIARLEQSHPHHAEVLRVLWANQLASSGAYAAAVQAIWPVEVARHIARDWIERGIEVGGVPGARLLATKAWLVPEEFDSVVSIVRALPRDESEESIATWTALGQSVLTNPSSKTMRILARACVRALLPHESDRNTRTLVEKLTTAAEDAVLLADIRRQAPSETHVPNVRLWMAALSDVGKARTQNEDGYLMAMVEESTCTPHANIVQERPLPTRGALFAVADGMGGYSAAEIVDLAFKTLSRSVQSANFSPESIGTNLVRAVEDASAAIYKKTTDDRKFYGCGSTITATRLFGDVLWVAQVGDTRAYIFRDEKIKLITKDHSLINELILQGQLSAEEIEKFEHKSIITRALGIVERAKVDLYRVRLLDGDRILLCTDGVHGMIDDAAIEASLRDAPHEKRMAVKLMKDAMVIKGKVYDAGADDNMAMVIADVRIRNARAADSREVIVEQIEVEVEEKPAPTTRIITRAATDIGTIPVYDAVVLPGGRLLVALGEAGVRMLSPEGKTLVQFDQPAQRLVISDHGDRAIAITPRGRSCRTARIDLVRKRAQRWIDATLHEFASNFDGSMWFVSNNEGIYAIDALEENFQSIWDMREPGSCPDMVARSANTASFYSAHEFWTLELPSFRLRARRPVPIEDGHSFINLELAANGTAICTLIHGDTKRRSFAVLHAHETKWSTLGEHDAGDFPSLAIDDLGHYGAFCFDTDRDCILKVFDLRDKRLLLEMHLEAAAKVHIRFQAGNLVVGDASGRVLVIDVARGKVVSEWRV; encoded by the coding sequence ATGAAACCGCGGCGGCTTTTGCATCGAGGCACCGTGCAAGCGTCGGCATTTTGGATCGATGAATCGGTCATTGGCACCGAAGTCGCCCGGCGCCGGATCCTCGAAATGCGCGGCGTCGAAGAAGTGCGGCGTTTGGCGGGCGGGCTCTTCGTGCGCCTGCTGGCGCCTGCATGGGTCGCCGCCTCTCATGCGCCAGGCGTGCCGCTCGTCTTTTGTCGCGGCATTCTCGTAGGAGCGCCGCTCGATCCAGACGAGCTCGATATGCTGGCGCCCACTGCAGATGCGATTGTTTTGGTGCGCGGCGGGGAGACCATCGTCACGACGCTCGAATCGTCTGCGCCCGAAGATTTGGCAACATGGATTGATCTTTCCGATTGGCACGCTGAAGACGTCAAACCGCTTGGCAAAGTGCTAGCTCGGCCGCTTTTGGCGCCACCAGCAAAAGAGATCGACCCGCGCAAGGTTGCTGGAATTGGTCCGCCATCGCCGGAAGCGCTCGCGTTCGCCGAATCATTGGCCAAGGGGCACCAATCATTGGCAACGACAACCAAACCAGGGTTCGCGTCGTCGCTTCTTGGCTCCTTCTCTGCTGTTCTGTCGTCAATGGCAGCATTGCTTGGACGCAAGCCGAAGCGCGTTTCGAGCAATCATACGCAAAGCCGAGCGCTCGTTGCAAGGCCCTCGGAGCGTGAACCGAAGGAAAATTGGACGGACAAACTACGCATGGCGCTGAATACGGCGGCAGCGAAGTTTCTCTTATGGGCAGGGTTTGCGTCGTCGATTGGTCGTCGTCAAGCAGATTATTTGGCAAAAACGTTTTCGATGTTCGACTCGGGGGACCTCGATGAAGCATTGCGACATGCCATTCCACTAGGTGATGGAACGGGCAAGCCCAAACCGCTGGCGCTCGGCGTGCCCACGCCTCGAACGGACCTTTCCATTCACACGACCAGGGGCGAAGCATCTTCGACGCTCGGGTTTGGCGGGAACATATTCGAGGAATTGCGTATTCGTTATCGAAAGGCAATCGAGCAACTGGAGAAGCAAGGGCGAATCAAGGAAGCTGCGTTCGTTTTGGCAGAATTGCTCGGTGCGAGCGAAGAAGCGGTTTCCTTTTTGGAAAAACACCACGAATACCAATTGGCTGCCGAGCTTGCCGAAGGGCGCAATTTGGATCCGGCGCTCGTCGTTCGTCAATGGATCCTTGCTGGTGATCGTGATCGAGCTCTTTTGCTTGCACGTCGTACGGGTGCGTTTGCTGCGGCCATCGCGCGACTCGAACAATCGCATCCTCATCATGCCGAGGTATTGCGAGTATTATGGGCCAATCAATTGGCCTCGTCGGGCGCTTACGCGGCGGCGGTTCAAGCCATCTGGCCCGTCGAAGTGGCGCGGCACATCGCGCGCGATTGGATCGAGCGGGGCATCGAGGTCGGCGGGGTTCCCGGAGCGCGCCTTTTGGCAACGAAAGCGTGGCTCGTGCCGGAAGAGTTCGATTCGGTCGTTTCCATCGTTCGAGCATTGCCGCGGGACGAATCCGAAGAATCGATCGCCACGTGGACGGCGCTCGGTCAATCGGTTCTCACGAATCCGTCGTCCAAGACGATGCGCATTCTCGCGCGAGCGTGCGTCCGCGCACTTCTCCCGCACGAGAGCGACCGCAATACGAGAACGCTCGTCGAAAAGCTCACCACGGCCGCAGAAGATGCCGTGCTGCTCGCGGATATTCGTCGACAAGCGCCGAGCGAGACGCATGTACCCAACGTTCGGTTGTGGATGGCTGCGTTATCGGATGTCGGGAAGGCTCGAACCCAGAACGAGGACGGTTATCTCATGGCGATGGTGGAAGAATCGACGTGCACTCCGCACGCGAACATCGTCCAGGAACGACCCTTGCCGACGCGAGGTGCGCTTTTCGCCGTCGCGGATGGGATGGGCGGCTATAGCGCTGCCGAAATCGTCGATTTGGCATTCAAGACGCTTTCCCGGTCGGTGCAAAGTGCAAATTTCAGCCCGGAATCGATCGGCACGAACCTCGTCCGCGCAGTCGAAGATGCGAGTGCCGCCATTTATAAAAAGACAACCGATGATCGAAAGTTTTATGGGTGTGGATCCACCATTACCGCGACTCGGCTTTTTGGTGACGTGCTTTGGGTTGCCCAAGTCGGGGATACTCGGGCATACATCTTCCGCGATGAAAAAATCAAATTGATCACGAAGGACCATTCACTCATCAACGAATTGATCCTTCAGGGACAACTCTCGGCCGAAGAGATTGAAAAGTTCGAGCACAAAAGTATCATCACGCGAGCGCTGGGGATCGTCGAACGGGCGAAAGTCGATCTTTATCGCGTGCGATTGCTCGATGGAGACCGCATTCTCTTGTGCACCGATGGCGTGCACGGAATGATCGATGACGCTGCCATCGAAGCGTCGCTGCGGGACGCGCCGCATGAAAAGCGCATGGCCGTAAAGTTGATGAAGGATGCCATGGTCATAAAAGGAAAAGTTTACGACGCAGGCGCCGACGACAACATGGCAATGGTGATCGCGGATGTCCGCATTCGAAATGCTCGCGCGGCTGATTCGCGCGAAGTGATTGTCGAACAGATCGAAGTCGAAGTGGAGGAAAAACCGGCGCCGACCACACGCATCATTACGCGAGCTGCGACCGACATCGGGACGATACCCGTTTACGATGCAGTGGTTTTACCGGGCGGACGGTTGCTCGTGGCCCTGGGCGAAGCGGGCGTACGAATGCTATCGCCGGAAGGGAAAACGCTGGTGCAATTCGATCAGCCGGCGCAGCGGCTCGTCATTTCGGATCATGGTGATCGAGCGATTGCGATAACCCCTCGCGGCCGCTCGTGTCGCACGGCGCGAATCGATCTCGTACGAAAGCGTGCGCAGCGATGGATCGACGCAACGCTTCATGAATTTGCAAGCAATTTTGATGGGTCCATGTGGTTTGTTTCAAACAATGAGGGTATTTACGCGATCGACGCGCTCGAGGAGAATTTTCAATCGATTTGGGACATGAGGGAGCCGGGCAGTTGCCCGGACATGGTGGCAAGATCTGCAAATACAGCGAGTTTCTATAGCGCGCACGAATTTTGGACGCTCGAGCTACCGTCATTCCGATTGCGTGCACGACGCCCTGTCCCCATTGAAGACGGACATTCTTTCATCAACCTGGAGCTCGCCGCGAATGGGACCGCCATCTGCACGCTCATCCATGGAGATACCAAACGACGCAGCTTCGCCGTCCTCCATGCCCACGAGACGAAGTGGTCCACTCTGGGCGAGCACGACGCGGGCGATTTCCCGAGTTTAGCAATCGATGATTTGGGGCATTACGGGGCCTTCTGCTTCGACACTGACCGCGATTGCATCTTGAAAGTGTTCGACCTTCGCGACAAGCGATTGCTGCTCGAAATGCACCTCGAAGCTGCTGCCAAGGTGCACATTCGTTTTCAAGCAGGGAACCTCGTCGTAGGCGACGCATCGGGGCGCGTGCTCGTCATCGACGTCGCGCGCGGCAAGGTCGTCAGCGAGTGGCGCGTGTAG
- a CDS encoding OmpA family protein, whose translation MNRNLARLVRSSLVSSLALAALLTVGCSSNRLDPLPVPKAELNGNLPKWYPEKPWTAKEGQSQIYIQGKIVFDTGSATIHKYGESEKVLKTLLQFVNDHPEVTRFRIEGHTDDRGDEQKNQELSAQRALSVCNWLVDNGVNHLRLLAVGFGQSKPLGPNELAEGRAENRRTEFHVAEIDGKPYLGKDPTAGGLVLDVPSLEERKREEEERKKRGPAAAPPTLKWKPTGNEVKKVPGGQIEIDPTQGKPK comes from the coding sequence ATGAACCGGAATCTCGCCCGCCTCGTCCGCTCTTCACTCGTGAGTTCGCTGGCGCTCGCTGCGCTTTTGACCGTGGGATGTTCGAGCAACCGTTTGGATCCGTTGCCCGTTCCCAAGGCGGAATTGAATGGCAATTTGCCCAAGTGGTACCCGGAGAAACCCTGGACCGCGAAGGAAGGCCAGAGCCAGATCTACATTCAGGGCAAGATCGTTTTCGATACGGGCAGCGCCACGATCCACAAGTACGGCGAGAGCGAGAAGGTGCTGAAGACGCTCCTTCAGTTCGTCAACGATCATCCCGAAGTCACACGCTTTCGCATCGAGGGGCACACCGATGATCGCGGGGACGAACAAAAGAACCAAGAGCTCAGCGCGCAGCGCGCCCTCTCCGTCTGCAACTGGCTCGTGGACAACGGCGTGAATCACTTGCGCCTCTTGGCGGTGGGGTTTGGCCAATCGAAACCTTTGGGCCCCAACGAACTTGCCGAAGGACGAGCGGAGAACCGGCGCACCGAATTTCACGTGGCCGAAATCGATGGCAAACCGTACCTGGGCAAAGATCCCACGGCGGGCGGCCTCGTGCTCGACGTCCCGAGCTTGGAAGAACGCAAGCGCGAGGAAGAAGAGCGCAAGAAGCGAGGACCGGCGGCGGCCCCGCCGACGTTGAAGTGGAAGCCGACGGGCAACGAAGTGAAGAAGGTGCCCGGCGGGCAGATCGAGATCGATCCGACGCAAGGCAAGCCGAAGTGA
- a CDS encoding fertility inhibition FinO-like protein, whose protein sequence is MALSGKLEVTIKINQLPSEVATTKNGWKEFQIDFGGRSAVVAMRPRLWTRIETAGQTFPHWIAVITGQMGEDVSKGCFRLLEPNVQVFEYTPKTPAPQPAAAAPAAPAEAERKET, encoded by the coding sequence ATGGCGCTGTCCGGTAAGTTGGAAGTCACGATCAAGATTAACCAGCTCCCGTCGGAAGTTGCGACGACGAAGAACGGCTGGAAAGAGTTTCAGATCGACTTCGGCGGTCGCAGTGCGGTCGTCGCGATGCGCCCGCGCTTGTGGACGCGCATCGAGACTGCGGGGCAAACGTTTCCGCATTGGATCGCCGTGATCACGGGTCAGATGGGCGAGGATGTGTCGAAGGGCTGTTTCCGGCTGCTCGAACCGAACGTACAGGTGTTCGAGTACACGCCGAAAACGCCAGCGCCTCAGCCCGCGGCTGCCGCACCAGCCGCACCGGCCGAAGCAGAGCGCAAAGAGACTTGA
- the larE gene encoding ATP-dependent sacrificial sulfur transferase LarE, protein MARSAAIQDKLVRLRARLAELKSVLVCYSGGVDSAFVLAIAHEVLGARAVGMTAVSPSLAPREREEAIEIAKLIGADHRLVESREIDDPAYVANNPDRCFHCKSELYRIATEKRIEWGLDAVLNGVNHDDLGDYRPGIEAAKLAGVASPLVDLGFTKEDVRAGAAEMGLPIWDKPAAACLSSRIPYGTSVTRERLDQIGGLEAALKALGFRQVRVRYHGELARIELSLEEIARATEPASRDAIVAAGKKHGFRYVTLDLGGYRMGSHNEVLVGKSLRVLS, encoded by the coding sequence ATGGCTCGATCAGCCGCGATTCAAGACAAACTCGTTCGCCTGCGTGCTCGGCTCGCAGAGCTGAAGTCCGTTCTCGTGTGTTATTCCGGCGGCGTGGACAGCGCGTTTGTCCTGGCCATCGCACACGAGGTCCTCGGTGCGCGCGCCGTCGGGATGACCGCGGTCTCGCCAAGCCTTGCGCCGCGCGAACGCGAAGAGGCCATCGAGATCGCGAAGCTCATCGGAGCCGATCATCGTCTCGTCGAGTCACGCGAGATCGACGATCCAGCGTACGTCGCAAACAACCCCGATCGCTGCTTTCACTGCAAGAGCGAGCTGTATCGTATCGCCACGGAGAAGCGCATCGAGTGGGGGCTCGACGCGGTCTTGAACGGCGTCAACCATGACGATCTTGGCGACTACCGTCCCGGCATCGAGGCCGCGAAGCTCGCGGGCGTGGCAAGTCCTCTCGTCGACCTGGGTTTTACCAAGGAAGACGTCCGAGCTGGAGCGGCGGAGATGGGTTTGCCCATCTGGGACAAACCGGCGGCGGCGTGTTTGTCAAGCCGCATTCCGTACGGCACGAGCGTGACGCGTGAGAGGCTGGATCAGATTGGTGGTTTGGAGGCGGCGCTGAAGGCGCTCGGATTTCGGCAAGTGCGCGTGCGGTACCACGGCGAGCTTGCACGGATCGAGCTGTCGCTCGAGGAAATCGCGCGAGCGACCGAGCCTGCATCACGCGACGCGATCGTCGCAGCGGGCAAGAAACACGGCTTTCGTTACGTGACGCTCGACCTCGGCGGATATCGCATGGGCAGCCACAACGAAGTGCTCGTGGGGAAGAGTTTGCGCGTGTTGAGCTGA
- a CDS encoding MBL fold metallo-hydrolase codes for MGRFNHLATQPARGVADMIRWRIVEPIKGNAAPKDSTSGPVTRPHDKDIVASADASLVWIGHASFLLTLGGRRILTDPVLGRRVGLIERLSAPGIPIGELPPIDIVLVTHNHRDHLDPWSIRRIGDHPTYVVPAGNGGLIRSIVRSAKVVELDWWETTGIGSVEVMLVPARHWSMHWPWDRNEGLWGGYVIRGPEGTAYHSGDTAFWDTFEEIGRRAGGIDWAMLPIGAYEPRWFMEPQHMDPDEAAAAARLLGAKNFVAMHWGTFKLTDEPIAEPPSRARSAWAREGGKEESLWILDPGETRHLR; via the coding sequence ATGGGCAGGTTCAATCACCTTGCTACGCAGCCGGCGCGAGGCGTCGCGGACATGATTCGTTGGCGCATCGTCGAGCCGATCAAAGGCAACGCCGCGCCCAAGGATTCGACGTCGGGTCCGGTGACGCGTCCGCACGACAAGGACATCGTTGCGAGCGCCGATGCGAGCCTCGTGTGGATCGGTCACGCGAGTTTTTTGTTGACGCTCGGGGGCAGACGCATTCTGACGGATCCGGTGCTCGGCAGGCGCGTGGGGCTCATCGAGCGGCTTTCGGCGCCGGGGATTCCGATTGGCGAATTACCACCGATCGATATCGTGCTCGTGACGCACAATCATCGTGATCACTTGGACCCGTGGAGCATTCGCCGAATCGGCGATCATCCGACGTACGTGGTTCCCGCAGGAAATGGCGGGCTGATTCGTTCGATCGTGCGTTCGGCCAAGGTCGTCGAGCTCGATTGGTGGGAAACGACGGGAATTGGTTCGGTCGAAGTGATGCTCGTTCCCGCGCGTCATTGGTCGATGCATTGGCCGTGGGATCGTAATGAAGGGCTTTGGGGTGGATACGTCATTCGCGGTCCCGAGGGTACTGCGTATCATTCGGGGGATACGGCGTTTTGGGATACGTTCGAAGAAATCGGGCGGCGTGCGGGTGGAATCGATTGGGCGATGCTCCCGATTGGAGCGTACGAGCCGCGGTGGTTCATGGAGCCGCAGCACATGGACCCGGATGAAGCGGCGGCGGCGGCGCGGCTGCTTGGCGCGAAAAACTTCGTTGCGATGCATTGGGGAACGTTCAAATTGACGGACGAACCCATTGCCGAGCCACCTTCGCGCGCGCGAAGTGCGTGGGCGCGCGAGGGAGGTAAAGAAGAAAGTCTTTGGATATTGGATCCAGGTGAAACGCGACACTTGAGGTGA
- a CDS encoding DNA polymerase III subunit delta', giving the protein MPFSHILGQDEAIRTLVRALDGNRVHHAYRFEGPDGVGKEMAAFALAQALVCSAGDKLGCGKCDACRRAVTLAAERPEVPLHPDVIVVERGLYPASVIGKDEIAQISVEQIRKVVLSHASYAPHEGRGRLFIIRRAEELAGASNASAANALLKYLEEPRQGTHFVLLTSRPDRMLDTIRSRTQKVRFGPLPDPVMQRILTEKGIAPDKHEMAIDLAAGSASAALALVDAERTTSRDEFVAAMMSAMRAPTLGPAVNIAEGLDTKDKDRLKEDLRALGATLARSAKKRLETEPIGASIDARRFEAVLRTIGYLERNASPNLSIVSLVLELRAAVP; this is encoded by the coding sequence GTGCCGTTCTCGCACATCCTCGGTCAAGACGAAGCCATCCGGACGCTCGTGCGGGCGCTGGACGGCAACCGCGTCCATCATGCGTACCGGTTCGAGGGCCCCGACGGTGTGGGCAAAGAGATGGCCGCGTTTGCGCTTGCGCAGGCGCTCGTGTGCTCGGCCGGCGACAAGCTTGGTTGTGGAAAATGCGACGCGTGTCGTCGTGCGGTGACGCTAGCGGCCGAGCGGCCCGAAGTGCCGCTGCATCCGGACGTGATCGTGGTCGAACGAGGGCTCTATCCTGCGTCGGTGATTGGCAAAGACGAAATTGCGCAGATATCGGTCGAGCAAATTCGTAAAGTGGTGCTTTCGCATGCATCGTATGCGCCGCACGAGGGACGCGGGCGACTCTTCATCATCCGGCGCGCCGAAGAATTGGCAGGCGCGAGCAATGCAAGTGCAGCCAATGCATTACTAAAATATCTCGAAGAACCAAGGCAAGGAACGCATTTTGTGCTGCTCACGTCGCGTCCCGATCGAATGCTCGATACCATTCGATCGCGAACGCAAAAAGTGAGATTCGGTCCCCTGCCCGATCCGGTGATGCAGCGCATTCTCACGGAAAAGGGCATCGCCCCGGACAAACACGAAATGGCCATCGACTTGGCCGCGGGAAGTGCTTCGGCCGCGCTGGCGCTCGTCGATGCGGAACGTACGACGAGCCGAGACGAATTCGTCGCGGCGATGATGTCGGCGATGCGCGCTCCAACGTTGGGTCCCGCGGTGAACATTGCCGAAGGGCTCGATACGAAAGACAAGGACCGACTGAAGGAAGATTTGCGGGCGCTTGGTGCGACGCTGGCTCGATCGGCGAAAAAGCGGCTGGAGACGGAGCCTATCGGTGCGAGCATCGATGCGCGGCGTTTCGAGGCCGTGCTGCGAACCATCGGGTATCTCGAGCGGAATGCGTCGCCGAATTTGTCGATCGTGTCGCTGGTGCTCGAATTGCGCGCCGCCGTGCCGTGA
- a CDS encoding thiamine phosphate synthase, whose product MRGLYAIVDTAALDLRGIDVIAFAEAVLSARPAAIQLRDKPSESSGIRRTLELLSRLAPIAAAHEVPLYVNDRPDLALVTGCPGVHVGQTDLPVRLVRTLAQRAQSTLSIGLSTTNEEQIRSGVKDSADYLAMGPIFGTQNKTNPNPTLGVTRLRELVECARRIGFSGPIVAIGGIGIEQAGLIGSIVDAAAIIGGLLPETSGSAALREARDRAKALHEAIVLASPRSSE is encoded by the coding sequence ATGCGAGGTCTCTATGCGATCGTCGACACGGCCGCCCTCGATCTGCGCGGCATCGACGTCATTGCCTTCGCAGAAGCGGTCCTTTCCGCGCGCCCAGCAGCCATCCAGCTCCGCGACAAGCCATCCGAGAGCTCCGGCATCCGGCGCACACTGGAGCTTCTTTCCCGTCTCGCGCCCATCGCAGCGGCCCACGAAGTTCCGCTCTACGTCAACGATCGACCCGACCTGGCGCTCGTCACGGGATGTCCTGGCGTTCACGTAGGACAAACCGATCTGCCCGTGCGTCTCGTACGTACGCTCGCTCAGCGCGCGCAGTCGACGCTGTCAATCGGTTTGTCCACGACGAACGAGGAGCAAATTCGCAGTGGTGTAAAGGATAGCGCTGATTATTTGGCGATGGGTCCCATTTTTGGAACTCAAAACAAAACCAACCCGAATCCTACCCTTGGTGTGACCCGACTTCGTGAGCTTGTGGAATGTGCGCGAAGGATTGGTTTTTCTGGACCGATCGTCGCAATTGGCGGCATCGGTATCGAACAGGCCGGGCTCATCGGTAGCATCGTCGATGCGGCCGCCATCATTGGTGGACTCTTGCCCGAAACGAGTGGATCTGCGGCATTACGCGAAGCTCGGGATCGTGCAAAAGCATTGCACGAAGCCATCGTTCTTGCGTCGCCGAGGAGCTCCGAATGA
- a CDS encoding cytochrome c3 family protein, protein MSTRVSILLWLLVTGLVGGFGAYRLRSNDQTIYLPGATSHGHYQIEMACNQCHTPFEGVSNDACLKCHGQARDAADSHPKSKFDDPRNAAQLAKIDATRCVTCHAEHWPAGTHTEGYTMPVDFCVECHADVGNERPSHSGMSFFSCNDVGCHNYHDNRSLWEDYLKQHIGAPATLASAHVPQRGPKPETNPPNALLAKDADTPPTVAVAAVLVNEWAASAHARGGVNCTGCHGGIASPWVRNPSTTVCERCHEDQGQQIRLGRHGMRLAVGLEPMKPGLARLPMDPKLQEHQIGCGSCHTAHAYDARMAAAGSCPNCHTDEHTRNYDRSPHYKTWAAEASGKAPPGTGVSCATCHLPRRKNPESGLTLVDHNQNSNLRPRDKMVRDVCVHCHSARFSIDSLADAELVRQNFTGRPLKHVSSMDMVEKRAAERKK, encoded by the coding sequence ATGAGCACACGCGTTTCCATTCTCCTATGGCTTTTGGTCACGGGGCTCGTGGGTGGCTTCGGTGCGTATCGCCTACGGTCGAACGACCAAACGATCTATTTGCCTGGCGCGACTTCGCATGGGCATTACCAAATCGAAATGGCGTGCAATCAGTGTCATACGCCATTCGAGGGCGTATCGAATGACGCCTGCTTGAAGTGTCACGGGCAAGCTCGCGACGCCGCTGATTCACACCCCAAAAGCAAGTTCGACGATCCGCGCAATGCCGCGCAGCTCGCAAAAATAGACGCTACCCGCTGCGTCACTTGTCATGCCGAGCATTGGCCCGCCGGGACGCACACCGAGGGGTACACGATGCCCGTCGACTTCTGCGTCGAATGCCACGCCGACGTCGGAAACGAGCGTCCGAGCCATTCCGGCATGTCGTTTTTCTCGTGCAACGACGTCGGATGCCACAACTACCACGACAATCGCAGCCTCTGGGAAGACTACCTCAAACAACACATCGGCGCGCCGGCCACGCTCGCTTCAGCGCATGTCCCCCAGCGCGGACCCAAGCCCGAGACAAACCCGCCAAACGCATTGCTCGCAAAAGATGCCGATACTCCGCCGACCGTCGCCGTCGCCGCGGTGCTCGTGAACGAGTGGGCGGCATCGGCACATGCTCGGGGCGGTGTCAATTGCACGGGTTGCCACGGAGGAATCGCATCACCGTGGGTGAGAAATCCTTCCACGACCGTGTGCGAACGATGCCATGAAGACCAGGGGCAACAGATTCGCCTGGGTAGGCACGGCATGCGCCTGGCCGTGGGCCTCGAGCCCATGAAACCAGGTTTGGCGCGTTTGCCCATGGATCCCAAACTCCAGGAGCATCAAATTGGTTGCGGATCGTGCCATACGGCGCACGCATACGACGCGCGCATGGCGGCCGCAGGCTCCTGCCCCAATTGCCACACCGACGAACATACGCGCAATTATGACCGCTCGCCTCATTACAAGACGTGGGCAGCGGAAGCGTCGGGCAAGGCTCCCCCCGGAACGGGCGTTTCTTGCGCCACGTGCCACCTCCCGCGCCGGAAAAACCCCGAAAGCGGCCTCACGCTGGTCGATCACAATCAAAACAGCAACCTGCGCCCGCGCGACAAAATGGTCCGCGACGTCTGCGTACATTGTCATAGCGCACGCTTTTCCATCGATTCCCTCGCAGACGCGGAGCTTGTCCGGCAAAACTTCACCGGTCGCCCCCTCAAACACGTGTCCTCGATGGATATGGTCGAGAAACGGGCAGCCGAACGCAAAAAATAA